A stretch of the Sulfurospirillum sp. UCH001 genome encodes the following:
- the minC gene encoding septum site-determining protein MinC, translated as MKVTQKNVRVFHIEIDDEASFLDYFRKNSLLLKEFFLLVEGNITKNIAFVLEQSGVCYKDINHCTIRFGGIKKEAPALEEVPLKKESVTEPVAEQSKQLPKLKLYDRPIRSGEEIVESLPIVIFGRVNSGAKVFSEESISIYGIIDGLVQCDGDYIVLSGISPRGHLIFNGEIVDREMLKQNVLQKIVMRDNAIEIKEIV; from the coding sequence ATGAAAGTAACACAAAAAAATGTGAGAGTGTTTCATATTGAAATTGATGATGAAGCCTCTTTTTTAGATTATTTTAGAAAAAACAGCCTTCTTTTGAAGGAATTCTTTTTGCTTGTCGAAGGAAATATAACAAAAAATATTGCCTTTGTATTAGAACAAAGTGGGGTATGTTACAAAGACATCAATCATTGTACTATTCGTTTTGGAGGTATTAAAAAAGAAGCACCTGCACTTGAAGAGGTACCACTTAAAAAAGAGAGTGTTACTGAACCTGTTGCTGAGCAGTCTAAACAGTTACCAAAATTGAAGCTTTATGATCGTCCTATACGCTCTGGTGAAGAGATTGTTGAGAGTTTACCTATCGTTATTTTTGGTCGTGTCAACAGTGGAGCAAAAGTTTTTTCTGAAGAGAGCATTAGTATTTATGGTATTATTGATGGATTAGTGCAGTGCGATGGTGATTATATAGTACTGAGCGGCATCAGTCCAAGAGGGCATCTCATCTTTAATGGAGAAATTGTCGATAGAGAGATGCTCAAACAAAATGTACTCCAAAAAATTGTTATGCGTGATAACGCTATAGAAATAAAGGAAATTGTGTGA
- a CDS encoding DUF309 domain-containing protein produces MEAIKHFLDVVSKDEFVEGHEVLETDWHRLKKLSEYEDEAKILKGLINASTALALACKGKKEGAKQVWQTYEKYAPLIDTTPSHYRNLYKEAQALLLRKYALYM; encoded by the coding sequence ATGGAAGCAATTAAACACTTTTTAGACGTTGTCTCTAAAGATGAGTTTGTTGAAGGGCATGAGGTATTAGAAACAGATTGGCATCGACTCAAAAAGCTTTCTGAATATGAAGATGAAGCCAAAATTCTTAAAGGCCTCATTAATGCATCAACAGCCTTAGCTTTAGCATGTAAAGGGAAGAAAGAAGGGGCGAAACAAGTATGGCAAACGTATGAAAAATATGCCCCACTTATTGATACGACCCCATCGCATTATAGAAACCTTTACAAAGAAGCACAAGCTCTTTTGCTACGTAAATATGCTCTTTATATGTAA
- the lpxC gene encoding UDP-3-O-acyl-N-acetylglucosamine deacetylase, with protein sequence MKQTTLAKAVSGVGIGLHKGEPISIRLEPLEANSGILFYRSDVGLLVQALPQNVVNTQMATVIGNSSAYISTIEHLLSAVYAYGIDNIRVVLDGAEVPVMDGSSASFCMMLDEAGTRKLEATKQVLIIKKEVEVQDGKKFARVTPSLKPSYSFMIEFNHPSIGKQEYSFEFSKKNFIEEISRARTFGFLKDVQMLRSRGLALGGSLDNAVVMDDTKILNPEGLRFSNEFVRHKILDAIGDLSLLGAPFVGDYISFAGSHNLNHELTKAILRDPSNYEIRTLSVEKAEEFEKVYA encoded by the coding sequence GTGAAACAAACCACATTAGCCAAAGCGGTTAGCGGTGTAGGAATAGGTCTTCACAAAGGTGAGCCAATTTCGATACGTTTAGAGCCTCTTGAAGCAAATAGCGGTATTCTTTTTTACAGAAGTGACGTTGGACTTTTAGTTCAAGCGTTACCTCAAAATGTTGTGAATACTCAAATGGCAACGGTCATTGGAAATTCAAGTGCTTATATCTCAACGATTGAGCATTTACTATCAGCTGTTTATGCATATGGAATTGATAATATCAGAGTCGTTTTAGATGGAGCAGAAGTTCCTGTTATGGATGGCAGTAGTGCAAGCTTTTGTATGATGTTAGATGAAGCAGGAACTCGAAAACTTGAAGCTACAAAACAAGTTTTAATTATTAAAAAAGAGGTGGAAGTGCAAGATGGTAAAAAGTTTGCACGTGTAACACCTAGCCTTAAACCAAGTTACAGTTTTATGATTGAATTTAATCATCCTTCTATTGGTAAACAAGAATATAGTTTTGAGTTTAGTAAGAAAAATTTTATTGAAGAGATTTCTAGAGCCCGTACATTCGGCTTTTTAAAAGATGTTCAAATGCTACGTTCACGTGGACTTGCTTTAGGTGGATCACTTGATAATGCCGTAGTTATGGATGATACTAAAATTTTAAATCCTGAAGGATTGCGTTTTTCAAATGAGTTTGTCAGACATAAAATCTTAGATGCAATTGGTGATCTTTCTCTTTTAGGTGCACCATTTGTAGGTGATTATATTTCATTTGCAGGTAGCCATAATCTTAATCATGAACTTACAAAAGCTATTTTAAGAGATCCAAGTAATTACGAAATTAGAACGCTCAGTGTTGAAAAAGCAGAAGAATTTGAAAAGGTTTACGCATAA
- a CDS encoding sulfite exporter TauE/SafE family protein, with amino-acid sequence MQSEFLLFEVIIVLLAGFFHGVVGFGFPMVATPLFVLFLDLKQAVLYTLFPTLITNVVSLKKANSFSHIWKEFWPLILSVMVGSIIGTNLLVVYYSHYFKLVIAAVMLLYLNKERLRFSLTHAVAKQQGVVTVIMGFVSGLVGGMANIMSPVLIMLILELKLDKKHAIGVMSFCFIANKTLQILIFGYHGSFTVENSMLIAFFVLVSLIGFWIGTKIHERINEKLYTMILNRMLWVISFYLIFSTFYI; translated from the coding sequence ATGCAAAGTGAATTTTTACTTTTTGAAGTTATTATTGTTTTACTCGCCGGGTTTTTTCATGGGGTAGTTGGTTTTGGATTCCCCATGGTAGCAACACCACTTTTTGTTCTTTTCCTCGATTTAAAACAAGCTGTTTTATACACACTATTTCCTACACTTATTACCAATGTGGTGAGTCTTAAAAAAGCAAATTCCTTCTCTCATATTTGGAAAGAGTTTTGGCCGCTTATTCTTTCTGTGATGGTAGGAAGCATCATCGGTACCAATCTTTTGGTTGTTTATTACAGTCATTATTTTAAATTAGTCATAGCTGCTGTAATGCTTTTATATCTCAATAAAGAGAGACTTCGTTTTTCGTTGACGCATGCAGTGGCAAAGCAACAAGGCGTCGTAACAGTTATCATGGGGTTTGTCAGTGGATTAGTGGGCGGAATGGCGAATATTATGTCACCTGTTTTGATTATGCTGATTTTAGAACTAAAACTTGATAAAAAACATGCTATTGGGGTGATGAGCTTTTGTTTCATTGCCAATAAAACTTTGCAGATTTTAATTTTTGGATATCATGGAAGTTTTACTGTAGAAAATAGTATGCTTATCGCATTTTTTGTACTTGTCTCATTAATAGGATTTTGGATTGGTACAAAAATTCATGAGCGTATCAATGAAAAACTTTATACGATGATTTTAAATCGTATGTTATGGGTTATTTCATTTTATTTAATTTTCTCAACGTTTTACATATAA
- the infB gene encoding translation initiation factor IF-2, producing MDKVRITEIAKELGMKNKEIVDKAIDLGLDVKGHSSSISTEDAEKLMNYVLSGENAQASKPSPQPKAPEIKKVEVVETPAVVEKPKAPEVVVPKTKTLKEKELEAGQSVKVHKEIAPKTVTEPLAEDEDEDMEDKLDPTNVRKRRGLVIVKKKRPDVKEVEAEEKPSPSSFYGSRENTPSRSMESMFASTTNNSAELQKKKKKLKKVPAEKKANAEKLDIALNIEMADTNIDTEEEDMIVLPDLNVGITVNEEAKKKKQIDPSQIRTTKKTNFVMQGIQRVGRKRRRRPTQVQEAEAVSAIEIPEEIRVYEFAEKINKPVSEVIKELFSLGVMFTKNDFLDKDSIEILADTFGVNVTTVNDQEAFDYVKAYDEEGEAGEQNLVERAPVITIMGHVDHGKTSLLDYIRSAKVAAGEAGGITQHVGAYMVEKNGRNITFIDTPGHEAFTEMRSRGAKVTDIVIVVVAADDGVKPQTKEAVEHAKAAGVPIIIAVNKMDKESANPDLVKAQLAELGITPIDWGGDHEFVPVSAKTGMGIEDLLETILLQADLLELKADPSRDVKATVIESSLEKGRGPVATVVVQDGTMRVGDIVVAGVAFGKVKALLDDLGRSVKEALPGEPVVVLGLSEVPGAGETLISVKTDKIAREYAKKKAEYLRQKELSKTTKVSLDDLSAMIAEGALKTLPVIIKADVQGSLEAIKGSLEKIRNSETKVNIVSAGIGGITESDVALAGASSNCVILGFHVRPTGVVKEKAKSAGVEIKTYNIIYDLIDDVTNLVTGLMAPVIREENIGQAMVREVFTVPKLGAIAGCIVTDGTINRGVKIRVIRDGVIIFEGSVSSLKRFKDDVKEVGKGYECGVGIDGYNDIKVGDYIESFKEVEEKAKL from the coding sequence ATGGATAAAGTTCGTATAACCGAAATAGCAAAAGAACTGGGCATGAAGAACAAAGAGATCGTTGATAAGGCGATAGATCTTGGACTTGATGTCAAAGGGCATTCAAGTTCAATCAGTACAGAAGATGCCGAAAAACTCATGAACTATGTATTGAGCGGAGAGAATGCACAAGCAAGTAAGCCATCCCCTCAACCTAAAGCTCCAGAGATTAAAAAAGTTGAAGTCGTAGAGACACCAGCTGTCGTTGAAAAACCAAAAGCACCTGAAGTTGTTGTTCCTAAAACCAAAACATTGAAAGAAAAAGAGCTTGAAGCAGGACAGAGTGTTAAAGTACACAAAGAGATTGCTCCAAAAACAGTAACAGAGCCTTTGGCTGAAGATGAAGACGAAGATATGGAAGATAAACTTGACCCGACCAATGTACGTAAACGTAGAGGTTTGGTGATTGTTAAAAAGAAACGACCTGATGTTAAAGAGGTTGAAGCTGAAGAGAAGCCGAGTCCATCGTCATTTTATGGCTCACGTGAAAATACACCTTCACGAAGCATGGAGTCCATGTTTGCGTCTACGACAAATAATAGTGCAGAACTTCAAAAAAAGAAAAAGAAACTTAAAAAAGTTCCAGCTGAGAAAAAAGCCAATGCTGAAAAATTGGATATTGCTTTAAATATTGAAATGGCAGATACCAACATCGATACGGAAGAAGAAGATATGATTGTTCTTCCTGACCTTAATGTAGGCATTACGGTCAACGAAGAGGCGAAAAAGAAAAAACAGATTGATCCTAGCCAAATTAGAACAACGAAAAAAACAAATTTTGTGATGCAAGGAATTCAACGTGTTGGTCGTAAAAGAAGACGTAGACCTACACAAGTTCAAGAAGCAGAAGCAGTAAGCGCGATTGAAATTCCTGAAGAGATTAGGGTTTATGAATTTGCAGAAAAAATTAATAAACCTGTTAGTGAAGTCATTAAAGAACTTTTCTCATTAGGTGTTATGTTTACTAAAAACGACTTCTTAGACAAAGATTCGATTGAAATTTTAGCAGATACTTTTGGTGTTAATGTAACAACTGTCAATGACCAAGAGGCATTTGACTATGTCAAAGCGTATGATGAAGAAGGTGAAGCCGGTGAGCAAAATCTTGTTGAACGTGCACCTGTTATTACCATTATGGGTCACGTAGATCATGGTAAAACATCCCTTCTTGATTACATCAGAAGTGCCAAAGTAGCAGCAGGTGAAGCAGGTGGTATTACCCAACACGTTGGCGCTTATATGGTTGAAAAAAATGGTAGAAACATTACCTTTATCGATACTCCAGGTCACGAAGCCTTTACAGAAATGCGTTCACGTGGTGCGAAAGTTACGGACATTGTCATCGTTGTTGTAGCAGCAGATGATGGTGTAAAACCTCAAACAAAAGAAGCAGTTGAACACGCAAAAGCAGCAGGAGTTCCAATCATCATTGCTGTCAATAAAATGGATAAAGAATCAGCTAACCCTGATCTTGTCAAAGCACAACTTGCAGAGCTTGGTATTACACCTATTGATTGGGGTGGAGATCATGAATTCGTGCCAGTGTCTGCAAAAACAGGTATGGGTATCGAAGATTTATTAGAGACAATTCTATTACAAGCAGATCTTTTAGAACTAAAAGCAGATCCAAGCAGAGATGTTAAAGCGACTGTTATCGAGAGTTCACTTGAAAAAGGACGTGGTCCTGTTGCAACAGTTGTTGTTCAAGACGGTACTATGCGTGTAGGCGACATTGTTGTTGCGGGTGTAGCATTTGGTAAAGTTAAAGCACTTCTTGATGATCTTGGTCGCTCCGTAAAAGAGGCACTTCCGGGTGAGCCTGTTGTTGTACTTGGTCTTAGTGAAGTTCCAGGGGCTGGCGAGACACTCATTAGCGTTAAAACAGATAAAATTGCACGTGAATATGCGAAGAAAAAAGCAGAATATTTACGTCAAAAAGAGCTTTCTAAAACAACCAAAGTAAGTTTAGATGATCTTAGCGCGATGATTGCAGAGGGTGCTTTAAAAACATTACCTGTTATTATTAAAGCAGACGTTCAAGGTAGTCTTGAAGCAATTAAGGGTAGTTTAGAAAAAATTAGAAATTCAGAGACGAAGGTTAATATCGTTAGCGCAGGTATTGGTGGTATTACAGAAAGCGATGTAGCGCTTGCAGGAGCAAGTTCAAACTGTGTGATTTTAGGCTTCCATGTTCGTCCTACAGGTGTTGTTAAAGAAAAAGCAAAAAGTGCTGGCGTTGAGATTAAAACGTACAATATTATTTATGATTTAATTGATGACGTCACAAACCTTGTTACAGGATTGATGGCTCCAGTCATTCGTGAAGAAAACATCGGTCAAGCGATGGTCAGAGAAGTCTTTACGGTTCCGAAATTGGGTGCAATTGCTGGTTGTATTGTTACGGATGGTACCATCAATAGAGGTGTTAAAATCCGCGTTATTCGCGATGGTGTCATTATATTTGAAGGTAGTGTTTCATCACTCAAACGCTTTAAAGACGACGTAAAAGAAGTAGGTAAAGGGTATGAGTGTGGTGTTGGCATTGATGGCTACAACGATATTAAAGTAGGCGATTATATCGAGAGCTTTAAAGAGGTTGAAGAAAAAGCAAAACTATGA
- a CDS encoding ribosome maturation factor RimP has protein sequence MNLEQITKIVESCGVSLYDTEVANEFDKKIFRIYITSKEGINLDKCAEISRILSPIFDLEPPLEGEYLFEVSSPGIERKLTKPEHYSASLGEKVKIKLKTKEKFIGLLEAFNGNAASVRVENELKQISLDEIESARTYFEW, from the coding sequence ATTAATCTTGAACAAATTACTAAGATTGTAGAAAGTTGCGGTGTATCGCTTTATGATACTGAAGTGGCAAACGAATTTGATAAAAAAATTTTTAGAATTTATATTACCTCAAAAGAGGGTATTAATCTTGATAAATGTGCGGAAATTAGCCGTATTTTATCACCAATTTTTGATTTAGAACCACCACTTGAAGGTGAATATCTTTTTGAAGTCAGTTCTCCTGGCATCGAGAGAAAATTGACAAAACCAGAGCATTATAGTGCTTCTCTTGGTGAAAAAGTCAAAATAAAACTTAAGACTAAAGAAAAATTTATTGGTCTACTTGAAGCCTTTAATGGTAACGCTGCTTCTGTGCGCGTTGAAAATGAACTCAAACAGATTTCTCTGGATGAGATTGAAAGTGCTCGAACCTATTTTGAATGGTAA
- the ribD gene encoding bifunctional diaminohydroxyphosphoribosylaminopyrimidine deaminase/5-amino-6-(5-phosphoribosylamino)uracil reductase RibD translates to MQKALDAAWAHQVLTFPNPAVGAVVSNEQGDILGVGAHKKAGTPHAEVLALKAAYENLTNDSRISCIEDATALHDFLKEHHNHLFHNLTLHVTLEPCHHFGKTPPCSALIEALGIKRVVIGSFDESAKAKGGGAFLKEKGVEVIFGCLKEACDLLLTPFTCKESKHPFVFFKLAVSSNGVATGGIITSEDSRRMVHRLRDRCDLLVIGGNTVRTDRPILDARLCDGKAPDVLILSKQNNFDQTIPLFNMPNRLVSIAQDSENMNNYSMVMIEGGQGFLDLLSKKVEWYLIFESPHEKEGNPIVLPDGLQKIFSQRVGEDTMSWYFKHAK, encoded by the coding sequence ATGCAAAAGGCACTTGATGCTGCGTGGGCGCATCAAGTGCTGACTTTCCCAAACCCAGCGGTTGGAGCTGTGGTAAGTAATGAGCAGGGCGATATATTAGGGGTTGGAGCGCATAAAAAAGCGGGAACACCTCATGCTGAAGTGCTTGCTCTTAAAGCTGCTTATGAGAACTTAACCAATGATTCACGCATCAGTTGTATAGAAGATGCAACTGCACTACACGATTTTTTAAAAGAACATCACAATCATCTATTTCATAATCTCACATTGCATGTAACCCTAGAACCATGTCACCATTTTGGTAAAACGCCTCCTTGCTCAGCGCTTATTGAAGCACTTGGTATAAAGCGTGTTGTCATTGGCTCATTTGATGAAAGCGCAAAGGCTAAAGGTGGTGGTGCTTTTTTAAAAGAAAAAGGGGTAGAAGTCATCTTTGGATGTCTTAAAGAGGCGTGTGATTTACTTTTAACACCTTTTACGTGCAAAGAAAGCAAACATCCTTTTGTATTTTTTAAATTGGCTGTGAGTAGCAATGGTGTCGCAACGGGAGGTATTATTACTTCGGAAGATTCAAGAAGAATGGTTCATCGTTTAAGAGATCGTTGTGATCTTTTAGTCATTGGCGGGAATACAGTAAGAACGGACAGACCTATTCTTGATGCAAGATTATGTGATGGAAAAGCACCTGATGTATTGATACTCTCTAAACAAAATAATTTTGACCAAACTATTCCTCTGTTTAATATGCCAAATCGCTTGGTAAGTATTGCTCAAGATAGTGAAAATATGAATAACTATTCTATGGTAATGATCGAAGGTGGGCAAGGATTTCTTGATCTACTTTCAAAGAAAGTTGAGTGGTACTTAATCTTTGAATCACCTCATGAAAAAGAAGGCAATCCTATTGTTCTACCAGATGGATTGCAAAAAATTTTTTCTCAAAGAGTTGGTGAGGATACGATGAGTTGGTATTTTAAACATGCAAAGTGA
- the rbfA gene encoding 30S ribosome-binding factor RbfA, with protein MMDKSIKIQRTESVLKELIPEALCTLEDEMLRGVCVVDVQCSRGKYDAIVYLDGSIYDEAEKRYIVSHLDRVQRHIQTHCMQAEGWFRCPHFKFRFDDSLELQNKMDALFAKVEEELKKGKKSDD; from the coding sequence ATGATGGATAAAAGTATTAAAATCCAGCGAACGGAAAGTGTTTTAAAAGAGCTTATTCCTGAAGCGCTCTGCACTCTTGAAGATGAGATGCTTCGTGGTGTTTGCGTTGTTGATGTACAGTGCAGCCGTGGAAAATACGATGCGATCGTTTATTTAGATGGATCTATCTATGACGAAGCTGAAAAGCGTTATATCGTTTCTCATTTAGATCGTGTACAGCGACATATTCAAACGCATTGTATGCAAGCAGAGGGCTGGTTTAGATGTCCTCATTTTAAATTCCGTTTCGACGATAGTTTAGAGCTTCAAAATAAAATGGACGCTCTCTTTGCCAAAGTGGAAGAAGAGTTGAAAAAAGGTAAAAAAAGCGATGATTAA
- a CDS encoding M23 family metallopeptidase, translating into MRKQGKSSIAAVVLGFIFLVLVGGVAFVFNSSLFEREAPQVVLPKEIEWNLKEPIKVQLADASGLRFVRASLFDGEKSVVLDTKEYKTPEKVVDLNLSFPKTGFGANKKVFELTVEAVDGSKWNFFAGNSVSVKSVIKVDTKRPEVNIIGSSYKIMKGGVATVIFKAQDEAMKSLYVETNFGKKFYPTPFYKEGYYITLVAWPTNIESFSASVVALDRAGNLTKAHIPYFLQDKKYKTSTIALDDRFLDGKIADLIAEMAPERSSLTKLEKFKYVNEDMRKGNEANILKVTSNVPTELISGFYLKPFYPLRNGKVVASFGDHRFYEYDKQPTSESYHLGLDLASNAQAAMQTSNDGVVVFARENGIYGNNIIISHGLGVYSLYGHCSSYMVKEGDVVKAGESIAKTGLTGLALGDHLHFGMFVQGVDVRPEEWMDEVWLKESVFNVIESAKKIMDR; encoded by the coding sequence ATGAGAAAACAAGGAAAATCGTCCATAGCAGCCGTTGTGCTTGGATTTATTTTTTTAGTCTTAGTAGGTGGAGTCGCATTTGTATTTAACTCCAGTTTATTTGAAAGAGAAGCTCCTCAAGTCGTTCTTCCTAAAGAAATTGAATGGAATTTAAAAGAACCTATTAAAGTGCAGTTAGCGGATGCAAGTGGACTTCGTTTTGTGCGAGCATCACTTTTTGATGGTGAAAAAAGTGTTGTATTAGATACAAAAGAGTATAAAACACCTGAAAAAGTGGTCGACCTCAATCTCTCTTTTCCTAAGACAGGATTTGGTGCAAACAAAAAAGTGTTTGAATTGACTGTTGAAGCTGTTGATGGTAGTAAATGGAACTTTTTTGCGGGTAATAGTGTTAGTGTCAAATCAGTTATTAAAGTGGATACCAAAAGACCTGAAGTTAACATCATCGGAAGTTCATATAAGATTATGAAAGGTGGCGTTGCTACGGTTATCTTTAAAGCACAAGATGAAGCAATGAAATCGCTTTATGTTGAGACAAATTTTGGTAAAAAATTCTATCCAACACCTTTTTATAAAGAAGGGTATTACATTACTTTAGTAGCATGGCCTACCAATATTGAGAGTTTTAGTGCATCCGTTGTCGCTCTAGATCGTGCTGGAAACTTAACAAAAGCACATATCCCTTATTTTTTACAGGATAAAAAGTATAAAACATCTACTATTGCATTGGATGACCGTTTCTTAGATGGAAAAATTGCCGATTTAATTGCAGAAATGGCACCTGAGCGTTCATCTCTTACGAAATTGGAAAAGTTTAAATATGTTAATGAAGATATGCGTAAAGGCAATGAAGCAAATATCTTAAAAGTAACGTCAAATGTACCAACAGAATTGATTAGTGGATTTTATCTAAAACCATTTTATCCATTGCGTAACGGAAAAGTCGTTGCAAGTTTTGGCGATCATCGTTTTTATGAGTATGATAAGCAACCAACCAGTGAGTCGTATCACTTAGGACTTGATCTTGCAAGCAATGCACAAGCTGCTATGCAAACCTCAAATGATGGTGTGGTTGTGTTTGCTCGCGAAAATGGAATTTATGGCAATAACATTATTATCTCTCATGGATTAGGGGTTTATTCACTCTATGGACATTGTTCAAGCTATATGGTAAAAGAAGGCGATGTGGTTAAAGCGGGCGAATCTATTGCAAAAACAGGTTTAACAGGATTGGCACTTGGCGATCACCTGCATTTTGGTATGTTTGTTCAAGGTGTAGATGTTAGACCAGAAGAGTGGATGGATGAGGTTTGGCTTAAAGAGAGCGTCTTTAATGTAATAGAATCAGCAAAGAAGATTATGGATCGATGA
- the thrB gene encoding homoserine kinase has translation MKIKIPATSANLGPGFDCLGLAIALYNEVSIKPSSYQSISVKGEGEENAKLKKNNIFVSIFYDIYQELTGKKDPFRFEFFNNIPFSRGMGSSSAVIVGAIASAYEMAGIKASRETILNKAIIYETHPDNIAPAVYGGFTSSIVENGKVKTLRKEMSEKLKVVMIIPDRPMSTAHSRTLLPKTYLMKNVVYNLSHASLLTAAFFSENWEFLRVASKDCMHEHRRMKQMKELFEVRDIALKSGALMSTLSGSGSSFFNLVKAEDAPKVATALKNAFGMFRVEIFELDNHGFEIVKS, from the coding sequence GTGAAGATAAAAATACCAGCGACAAGTGCCAATTTAGGACCAGGATTTGATTGTTTAGGTCTTGCTATTGCACTTTACAATGAAGTAAGCATTAAGCCTTCCAGCTATCAGAGTATCTCTGTTAAAGGTGAAGGTGAAGAGAATGCAAAACTTAAAAAAAATAATATTTTTGTCTCCATTTTTTATGATATTTATCAAGAATTAACGGGTAAAAAAGATCCTTTCAGATTTGAATTTTTTAACAATATCCCTTTTTCAAGAGGTATGGGAAGCAGTTCAGCTGTTATTGTTGGTGCCATTGCAAGTGCCTATGAGATGGCTGGTATAAAAGCAAGCAGGGAGACTATTTTAAATAAAGCGATTATATACGAAACACATCCTGACAATATTGCTCCTGCCGTTTATGGAGGATTTACAAGTTCTATTGTTGAAAATGGGAAAGTAAAAACACTCAGAAAAGAGATGAGTGAAAAACTTAAGGTAGTAATGATCATACCTGATCGTCCTATGTCAACAGCACATTCAAGGACATTACTTCCTAAAACCTATTTGATGAAAAATGTAGTGTATAACCTATCCCATGCATCTTTATTGACGGCAGCTTTTTTTAGTGAAAATTGGGAATTTTTAAGAGTAGCATCAAAAGATTGTATGCATGAACATCGACGTATGAAACAGATGAAAGAGCTTTTTGAGGTGCGTGATATTGCTTTAAAAAGTGGAGCGTTAATGAGTACACTTTCAGGAAGTGGCTCATCATTTTTCAATCTTGTAAAGGCTGAAGATGCTCCAAAAGTTGCAACGGCACTTAAAAATGCATTTGGGATGTTTAGAGTAGAAATCTTTGAATTAGATAACCACGGTTTTGAAATCGTAAAAAGCTGA